The nucleotide window TGGTTTCTTAGCCTGGTTTCatgtaagagcaagttcacccgttgagcttgaccggtcaagactattCAGTGCTTTTTTGCCTTATATTTCCactattcttgacattttgtgaacagtatctgacctGCCAACCTCAATAGTGGAAATACAAGgtaaaaaagcagtgaatagtcttgaccggtcaagctcaacgggtgaacttgctctaataaAACTAATAATGAAACTtgtttgtcattttacttttgaTGCTGACTAACTAGTTAGCTTTTCATTTTCCTCCTTCGATCATAGAACTCATCACTCTCTTTTCAAAACGTTACAATGATCCATATTGTAAAGATCGAGGTAAAGATCGATCCATATTACAAAGTGAAAAAAACCGAGGTAAAGATCGATCCATATTGTTTCGGTTGTGTTAAATAGTCTTCAGCTTAGCAGCTTAACAAACTGTAAAGTTGCTCATACTTTATCAATTGTTGTCTTTACATGACCTATAGATCGTATTGTTACCTTATAACATCAAGAACCGTCTAATAGCTGCAATCTCCATCACTATACTCATTGGCTTATTGAAATTTACACTAAATTATATATAACATCATGTCCATATACGCTCTAACCTCGTATGCCATACTCATTGGCTTATTTATAACATCATCTTCATATACGGTCGTATAGCTGTAATCTCCTATCGCCATACTCCATTGGCTTATTACAATATATGTACACTAGAATATCCAAAATTATACGACTTAGTAGCTAGTTGGAAAAATGAACAGTTGCTTCCTCATCTTAAGAAAACATTGATCACTGCACAACTTCACACTAAACAACATGGATTAAATTCGTTATCAAAAAGATGCATGGGGTGCTTCAATTTCATGGGTTATCTGCTGTTAAAAATTGACTATATGATCGATTTTAAAGGAGGAGCGACTCAAAATGGACTCTAACTACTATCAAATATTGTATGATACACAGTAGTTACACATCAAAATGATCAAATCTACTAATAATAATATCTGAACACTTGAGGATTTGAACAacagagaacaaaaaaaagtaCTAATTAACATAAAAGGAGATATAATTGATAACATAAGGTGCAAATTACAAGTGATTATTAACTTTGTGCCATCGCACCCTCCACAAAATCCAGGACCGATCTTATCATTCTGACCTCATCTTGTTAAGCTGGTTCAAAGCCGGTTGTAGAATGTTGTAGAGCACCCAAAGAATAGCCGGAGCCACCACAATGAGGAGGAGCTGTCCCCTGCTGTCACCGGCCTTTGCAGCTGCTTCACCAATCATGGCCATTTCATTGGCAGAAGCTTCAGGAGTGGACACGAACCCCGAAGCGGCGAGACCGCCAAGCCCTAGACTAATGATGACGCTCTTGTTGACCATGCGGTTGATTTGGTTGAGAGCCGGCTGGAAGATGTTAAAGAGGACCCAAGCGATGGCGGGAATGATGGGGAGGAGGAGGGCAAGGCCACGGTTGTCGCCTTCAGCGATTTGAGCGATTTGCTGAGCAGCCAAGGCGGGTTCGGAGGCGCTTATGGTGGCGAAGATGGCTCCGGCTAGGGCTGATGAGCTGGTTAGACCCTTTGGAAGGTTTTGGATGGAGAGGAGGGAGATAGGTTTTGTGGTGGTGATTGGCTTGAGGTTGGGGATGAGTTTGGAGGAGGAGTTGGTGGTGGTGCTTAAGCACTTGGCGTTGATTATTGCCATTGAAGTAGCCATTGTAGCTGCCATTGATTACTTGTGCTTCTTCTTGGTGGTGGAGCTACCTTGAGATTGATTTGCTTGAGGTTTCAGGTATAATGCAAAGGAGGGATTGATAGGCTTCAATGGTTGGTTGCTGGTTGTAGTTGAAAATATGGAATATAGAGGGGTGGGGGGCAGAGGGAGGGAAATGAGAACCAATGGAATGGTGTTATGAGGATTGTTTTCTTATCCAGAGAGGGTGTGATTGGTGGGATTTGGACCTCATGTTCATGCCCAACACACTTTCTTATCTCTTCTTGTTACTGGGAAAAATTGGTAGCTAATCTGTTTGTATGGTTACTAGTCACGCACGCTGTCACGAggctatagttttttttttaaaagaaaatttcacaaaaaatcactcaactatgactcattcgacactttggtcactgaagtttcaaatatatcattttggtcactcaactattacattgtcaatcacttaagtcacttgaccatttgtggaattcttcctctctttttttaagTTTAGAATTcaacctttttaaaaaaaaaaattgtatgagGGAAGAAATGTACATTTCTTATTGCCATGTTATATTCGTGTCGTGTAAAGCATCAATCAACTTTCAAATTCGAATTCATGTCAAATACCTCTAATTATATGATTGTAATTCTGAAACTTTAAATTAAGTTATGTTGTAGTCGCCTATTGACTCAATTGAGAaagatagaaaaataaaaaagagagagaagtgtGGAGATCAAGAAGTTGCTTTGTATTGATTTGGTTGTGAATGATTGAATTGATATATGAAATGGTGATATCTCAATCTCTTTATATAATGAAGAGTAACCCTCTAATTTTTCCACTATCACAACTAACCCCACTAACCATATAACTAATGTTCTCTCACAAGTAATGTTAACTCTTACGTAGTAAATAGAAGAACACCAATAATCTTCAAGAATTAATATATGTAGTCTACTTCTTTTATATTGTACACACATTAGTTTACTGGACAGTCACCCCACTAATTTCGTACAACAAAATTCATAATTCGTTTAACCGACACAGTTGCAGTTATTTTCCACCAGTTCAGTTCGGTTCGGTTATAGTTAATTTTCGGTTGGCCTCTGTCAAAAGCAAGTCGCTCATCAATTCAGCCCAATTTTATGTTTCGGGTATTTGACATGTCAAAACCACAACCCCTAAAACGATATGGACTGAAGCCAAGACAGAATTCCATGGGCCAATGAGATTCTCTGAAACTTGGGCTTCATCCTCAACACACACGCCAAGAAGAAACATGAAGCAAACCAGACGACACGTCGTTGGTAATCAGTAGTCCCagcaaaattggaaaatgaGAGAGACACCAAAAGCAAAACTAAACTTCTCCTCCCTCATTCCCAGGAAGCAAGTCACAGTGATGCTGCTAAAGCTAAACCCAACCTCAACCTACTTCTAGGGTTTCCAATTTCCCCAATTCCCAATTCCCAATTCCCAATCCAAAAAAATGGCTACTTTATTATCCTTCCAACCCTCCCCACTCCTCGCCCCGACTCCGAATCCCCGGAACCCCCTCCTCCTTCCTCGAaccaaccaccaccaccactacgGCTTCTCCCACCGCGGCTCGCTCGCCGTCGCCCGCCTCGGACTCGGGTCGGGTCTCCTCCCCGACCCGGAAGACGCCGAGCCCGTGCTCAAGGAGCTGCTCACTAAAGCCGAGAGCTTGCTGTACACGGTGGCCGACGCGGCCGTCTCGGCTCAGTCGGCGACGGAGAACCTAAGCAGCAGCAGCACCAAGCAGAGCAACGATTGGCTCTCCGGGATTACGAATTACCTCGAGAGCGTGCTCAAGGTCTTGAAGGATGGGCTCTCCAGTGTTCATGTTCCTTACTCTTATGGCTTCGCGATTATACTGTTGACTGTTCTCGTTAAAGCTGCGACCTTTCCTTTGACGAAGAAGCAAGTCGAGTCTACTATGGCTATGCGTTCGTTACAGCCTCAGATAAAAGCCATACAAGAACGCTATGCTGGGGATCAGGTACAAATTTCAGTACATTTACCCTCTTTAATTTACTTTATGGATTGGTGAATTGATGCTTATGAGCTCAAGTTATGTACTTGCAGGAGAGAATTCAACTCGAAACTGCGCGGTTGTATAAATTGGCTGGCATAAACCCCTTGGCGGGTACAATTACAATTGTTTGTTGGATTGATTTTGAAGTTTccgattttgaatttttagctTATCGTTGTGGTTTTGTTGCTAGGATGCCTGCCTACTCTTGCAACGATACCGATATGGATTGGTCTGTATAGGGCTCTTTCGAATGTGGCAGATGAGGTACTTACTGACTTCGTGTTTGTTTTCATTGGTTTCTTAGCAGCTTGTTGTTTGTGAACTCCTTTTTGGTTATAACCTGTTTCACGGATACTTAAGATGTTTGATGTTCTATTACTAGGGACTCCTTACGGAAGGCTTCTTTTGGATACCATCGTTGGCCGGTCCTACAACAATTGCTGCTCGAAGTAGTGGCAGCGGAGTCTCTTGGCTTTTCCCTTTTGTAGTGAGTAGTGTCTTCATCTTCAACACTTCCTTTACTTTTATATATTGCTCACAACTCACACCCATAACAACTTTGTGTAACATACATTCTGTATGAGCCTCACAAGTTTTTCGTGAAAAGTAAGTTGTGGAATTCGTAATCATGTTTGGCTACCTTGTAATTTTTCAGGATGGTCATCCACCCCTTGGATGGTCAGACACCTTGGCATATCTTGTCTTGCCCGTTTTGCTGGTTGTCTCGCAGTACATATCTGTTCAAATTATGCAGTCATCACAGCCACAGGTTTTTCTTTTCCCTCATCTGAATTGGGCCGGTTAAACCAGCACTTTTAGAGAATTCTTAGgagcctattttttttttctatgtttACCCTTTCGTTTTATTAACAAATGCTGTAACTTTCAGACTAGCGATCCAAACATGAAGAGTTCACAAGCGATTACCAAGTTCCTTCCTTTGATGATTGGTTACTTTTCTCTTTCAGTTCCTTCCGGTCTAAGTCTCTATTGGTGAGCAGTTGTTAAGAATTTCTGTCTTCTGAATAACAGTCCttttgtattatatatatgtgaggTTTCGTGAATCATAAATCTCCATCTTGATGACATTAGCAACTTTCCTTTTGGGTGATAGTATTGCCTATGTTCTCTTACATCTTTCAAATTTGTGAATATAGGTTCACAAATAACTTACTGAGCACAGCACAACAAGTATGGCTTCAAAAGTTTGGGGGTGCTAAAAATCCAATTAGTCAACTAAGTGATACCATTGTCAAGGAAGAGGAACCCCAAATTCAAAAGCCTGTCTCTGCACTAAATTCAACCAAGTCTGTCTCTACTCTAAATTCAACCAAATCTGTCTCTGCTCCTACTTCAACCCAAAAGGATGCCAAACAAGAAGTGAAGTTGACTTCAGAGGGTCTGCGCCCTGGAGAAAGGTTAATAGTTCTTGCTGTCATTTCTacctttttgttttgcttataGTTACTATTGCCTTAATTTGAGAATTCAGACctaaaaaaatcttaatttgagaATACTTTTCAGATTTAAAATGATAAAGGAGCAAGAAGCCCGGAGAAAacagcaaagagaagaagaaaagaggaaacTTGAAGAGGCAGCAGCCAAAGGAACTCAAATAGCTAATGAGATACATGGAGAAGCCAGATTActtgagagagaaaatggagttGCAGTTGAACTAgtggaaaagagagaagaagttgAATCTCAGACCACAACTCATAATTCCTCTCGTGTTGGAGTTCCTGTGAATGGTGATGGGTCCATACAAGAAATGAAGGAAGATCAGAACACAGTGTCTGCGCTTCAGATGGAAAGCAGTGAAGTTTCTACTATTCCAAATGACGAGCATGAGTCACACGGAAGTAGAGAAAATGAAAAGGTATATTTGAAGTATGCTTTGCAATCTGAATTTTCATATGCTTGCTCGTTAGACTTGCATTCTGATTAGCAACTGCCATATGTACTATGTTTCAGGAAGCTATTAAAGTACAAACTTCCACAACCACTGTGGATAAAACAGTATCTGGAGACGGCAGAGAGTGACAAACCATGTAGCATAAGCATTGTTCATTCGGTAAATGAGTCGAGCTATTCACATTGAGAGGATTGTTACTGATCACCCAAGTAGAATATGGATAGGGTCCGAGCCATTCAAAGCACTAAGGGTTGTATATTATATCCAAGAGAGACGAGTAGGATCTACGAGATTTTGGGGTTAGCACTCTGTAGCTGGAACGAGTGTTTGAATACATGTTCTGCAGAAAAAGGTTACTTTCCCTTGTAATGCAatgttctttattatttttgtgaAATGGGAAAAATGGATAGGAAACTTAGCAGATGTgtgggattttttttctttcctttgttgTTCATTGTGTAGCCGCACAAGTTATGAATAAATGATATACAAATTCAGCTACTGCCATCTAACAGTTGTATgtgtttcctttcctttcaCAACTCTTTTTTCGCAGAGTTCTAGTCAAGTAGAATTATTGATGTAACATTATCAGGGATGTCTTGATTTGATTGTCAAGATGATTTCTTGAGTGTCATTCAGGCCTTGAATTTTGAAGAGACTTATTGTGCTCATCTGTTGGATTTTCATTGCACACTGACTCATTgacaagaaaaataataataataatgacaGAGACAGTCTTTGGCATATTCATCGGTAGAAGTTGCTTGAAGAAATTAGGAGACAAATTTACGAACGAATATTCGTAGGCAAAAGCGGCCAAACAAAATTAGGAGAGGATTTTGCCGGAAGAAATTTTGAGTGTACAAGTGTTTAACAAATTTCGTAAAAGTGGCTTTTACAAAATTAGTTGAGGACTTTTGCCGATAAAATATCATCAGCAAAGTAGCTCAAAATGAGGTGAAGACTATTTGTGATGAACTTCGTTGGTATATGTTCGTAGCGTAACTTTCGCTGAAGAAATTTCCTTGTTATAACTTTTTCCGACAAAATTCCATCAGTATCACATTTGTATCAAATGCTTGAGAAATTTAGAAGGCAACTTTTGCAAACGAACTTTGTCGGTATAACTTGTGCATGACATTTGGTCAGTTTAAGGACTTAACAACTTTGGGAGGCAATATTTACAGTCAAAATTTCGTATATAAATTTTTTGCTAACAAAATTTTGTCAACTTAAATGGTTGACAAATTAGGAGGGAACTCTTGCTAAGGATACTCTGTTAGTTTAACTTTTTCTGACTAAAAGTTCATTGGTCCAAGTGTTTAACAAaagggttcttgacccaaagcaccaaaatgagctaaaattatctcacttatcccaacaacagatttttgttcctaCCAACCCAGCAATAGTAATTTGTATTAAATCCTTAATTACAACTACGACCCAGCCCTACCTGGCTGACCCACTCCCAATGAGGCCAAAGATAGGGCCCAAAGACCCCATCGAGAGCAAGCCAGCCTGATAGGCCCAGGCCAGCTTGACTTCCATCATTGACCAAACAACCACGCTGCCTAGACCATCACCCGCCTCGCTGCAGCATCACCATACGCCGTCGTGGAAGTGCCACTGCACTGCACCGCCACCATAGAGAGTGGGTGCACCCGCTCTGGCAACCCCAAGCCACCAACAATCGTATGTGATCAGAATCATATTGACGAAGAGAGCCCTGGCCTGCTTACCCATATAGCAAACAGCGAAACTAGAGATCACTGACCCATGGCAGGCCTCCTGTCCACGGCGGGGAACAATGCAGCAACCTCAACCTCTCGCACCAGTACCTGCGTCAACCAAGGAAATCCGAATTTCTATCATCCCCACCTCATCTGAGACTATTAAGAGGACAGAGGAGAGAATGTCATTGGTTTGATGCTTGATTAATATAGCCTGAGCCATCACCACTACGGTCACCATTCCCAGAATGGGCGCGATTTCTGTGTTAGGGTTTTGTTTCAAATACTTTTCATAATTTGTATAAGACACACCGAACGGATGAAAATTCATGTTTAATCATGGAGCATAACATGCAAcacttttttctgtttttctgtttgtttttttgttttgttttgagaatGTGGAATACTATCAGTTGATTATGATAATCGATAGCTATAGCCTATATATGTGTTCAGTCTTATTGGGCAAAAGTACCCCGCAAAAAAGAGCGAGAGGTTTGCGTATCGGTTGAGCTTTTATGGCtaattttgtaattaattactTGTAACCCATAATTTATGAAGGATAAAACAGTGTTTAGTATTCTTTTATAAGCTAGCAATATCTCGATTTGTTATCCTTTTGTTATGTAATCGTTTACCTATGAATAAAATCTCTctcttccaaaaacaaaaaaaattactatGAGTGTCCAATATGATCATCTAAGTGAAGGCTGACTTAAAAATTAAACTATTTGAATCGTTGAGACGTAATTACATGATGAAATCCAGATACATGTTCTCAAATCATGTTGCTTAAGGAATTACAAGATTTAAGGGATAGTACGATTATGTCAAAATAATAATGTCATGATATCATGGCTTGTAACTAATTGAGATCGAAGACAATAAGTTCCTTTGTCCGCAATTATCAAACGATGAGCAAGACAAATGGAGCTGTCACACACATGCAGAACAAGTGCATGGCACGCATTTTCATTTGGTCTCTTCATGCCATTAAGCCTTTTAATCATTTAACAAAGTTCTTAATTATCATCTTTCTCTTGAGTCTTAGTTAACTTGTTTCGAAATTAAGCTTCGATCAGTAGCATGCCAACTGATCATCTCTCTCAGTCTCTTCAATGTTCCAAATCGATGCTGCATATGAACTTCTCTAACGTACGAACTTAATTGGTTACTTTGGAGAGGTCAGAATGAAACTCTCGACTTAGATTAATCGTAACATATATCCCTAGCTTAACTAACACAAAATAATTAGTTATGATAAATAAGACAGATGGATGGTGCATGCTGTCTGTTTCACAATTGCGgtcgttaattagttgtttaattGCTGATCAATGCCATAATTGGAATGAATAATCATTATGTTAATGGATTGTGAAGCTGACCGCATACTTGCATCATTATTTTGTTTGAATAATGTTTCCAAAACAAGATTCATAAGCATAAGAATCCATGATTAGTTCAGACTTCCTACCAAATTGTAAAGTTTAAACACGCACCTACGTACGGATGTGTGCGTCTTAACTGGTCATTTGCTGCAATTTGCTTAATTAGCTAAGGGTTAAGAACTTAAGAAGCAatgttgaagacttgaagatcATACCTCCTATATATACATCACTGGTTGTTTAGGAAATCATTTGGTTTTCTCTTAAGACCAAACTTTTTAGTAAGTCGATCGGGGACTCTACTAATAGTTCATGATCCACAATCAACTAACTGCTTATAAATTTAAATGTATGTAACCTTTATAGATAACATAGcaaaaaaaaatagggaaaaaaatgcaaacagtacccgacctttggcccattagtaactttagtacctgacaaaaaaaaaatatcactttggtacctgaagttcggaccccgacccaacattagtacctagaacactGTTGAAGGGTAAATGGGTAATTTGAGTCTCTaatgttatttgttttttttttttcctccactATGTGGTTCACGACAGAATTGTCTCTTCACCTGTTAGACTTGGGTAAGAGACGTCGAAGTAGAAGAAGGGAAGAGGGAGGAGTAAGAAGAAGAGGCAGAGGCGGTTGACGCAGCGGAAGAAGGGAAAGATGAAGGGTGCGACAACCGGGGGGGCGGAGATTATGGGTTTGAAATCGGAAGAGAGGCTGATGCTTTCTTTTCCGATCTGAGCTTctgatttcttcttcatcttttgaTTTCTTAGAGCTTTCTTCAAGACCCAATCTTTCTCCCATTGCAATTCGCAGTTCTTTGCCAGAAACATATGATGAATTTGAGGTTGGGTTGGGAGTTTTGAACCCGAAGAGGATTATTGTGGTTGggttgaggaggaagaagaagacttttCTTGCTATTTTGAACCCGAAGAGGATTACTGTGGTTGGGTTGGGAGTTTTCCCAATTGGGTTTTGTGTTTGTGGTTAAAATTTTGGTTAGGTTGTCTCTGTTGCCTGAATTTGATTTTGGTCTTTTCTGTTTTGGGGTTAAGAGCTGCAGTGAAGAATTCAGATTTGTTGTTTGATGGTGGAAGCCATGGCGGAGAATCTCGAACCTAAGACGAGGCCAACAACCACAA belongs to Rosa chinensis cultivar Old Blush chromosome 4, RchiOBHm-V2, whole genome shotgun sequence and includes:
- the LOC112198524 gene encoding ALBINO3-like protein 1, chloroplastic codes for the protein MATLLSFQPSPLLAPTPNPRNPLLLPRTNHHHHYGFSHRGSLAVARLGLGSGLLPDPEDAEPVLKELLTKAESLLYTVADAAVSAQSATENLSSSSTKQSNDWLSGITNYLESVLKVLKDGLSSVHVPYSYGFAIILLTVLVKAATFPLTKKQVESTMAMRSLQPQIKAIQERYAGDQERIQLETARLYKLAGINPLAGCLPTLATIPIWIGLYRALSNVADEGLLTEGFFWIPSLAGPTTIAARSSGSGVSWLFPFVDGHPPLGWSDTLAYLVLPVLLVVSQYISVQIMQSSQPQTSDPNMKSSQAITKFLPLMIGYFSLSVPSGLSLYWFTNNLLSTAQQVWLQKFGGAKNPISQLSDTIVKEEEPQIQKPVSALNSTKSVSTLNSTKSVSAPTSTQKDAKQEVKLTSEGLRPGERFKMIKEQEARRKQQREEEKRKLEEAAAKGTQIANEIHGEARLLERENGVAVELVEKREEVESQTTTHNSSRVGVPVNGDGSIQEMKEDQNTVSALQMESSEVSTIPNDEHESHGSRENEKEAIKVQTSTTTVDKTVSGDGRE
- the LOC112201107 gene encoding photosystem II core complex proteins psbY, chloroplastic, producing the protein MAATMATSMAIINAKCLSTTTNSSSKLIPNLKPITTTKPISLLSIQNLPKGLTSSSALAGAIFATISASEPALAAQQIAQIAEGDNRGLALLLPIIPAIAWVLFNIFQPALNQINRMVNKSVIISLGLGGLAASGFVSTPEASANEMAMIGEAAAKAGDSRGQLLLIVVAPAILWVLYNILQPALNQLNKMRSE